The Candidatus Zixiibacteriota bacterium DNA segment GATAGACAGTGCCAACCAAATCCTGATAATCGCCTACGGCACGATGGCTCGCATTTGTCAGACGGCCATCGACGAACTCGAAGAAGAGGGCATTTCGGTGGGGCTGTTCAGGCCGATCTCCCTTTATCCATTCCCCGAGCAGCAGATACTTGACGCAGCCACGCGGCCAAATGTCAAGTCGGTCCTGACTATCGAGATGAGCACCGGCCAGATGGTTGAGGATGTTCAAAAAGTCGTCCAGGGCCAGAAGCCGGTGGAGTTTTTCGGACGTACCGGCGGAATCGTACCGACGCCCGAGGAAGTCAAAGAGCAGGTGAGGCGAATCCTGAGCGCAAAGAAATCATCCGGCAACAAGAAGGCCTGAGGTGGACATGACAACTGATAACAAGACAGTTTTTGACCGACCGGTAGCGCTGCGCGATGTCGTGACCCATTACTGTCCCGGTTGTACCCACGGCATCATTCACCGTATGGTGTCGGAAATTCTTGACGAGTTGGGATTGCGAGAGAGAACCTGCGGCGTGGCCCCGGTTGGCTGTTCTGTGTTGTGCTACAATTACTACGACACTGATTTCATGGAGGCGCCGCACGGACGGGCGCCGGCGCTGGCCACAGGATTCAAACGGATGCGTCCCGACATGATTGTCTTCACCTATCAAGGTGACGGCGACCTGGCCTCGATCGGCATGGGTGAGATCGTTCACGCCGCCAACCGGGGTGAGAAATTTACCACGATTTTTGTCAACAACGCTATCTACGGTATGACCGGCGGACAGATGGCGCCGACTACACTGTCCGGTCAGATCACGACGACTTGCCCGGTGGGGCGAGACACGGCCCAGACAGGGCAGCCAATCCGCGTGGCGGAACTGTTATCAGCGTTAGCCACGCCGGGCTACATCGAGCGAGTGGCGGTGCACCAACCTAAGTACATCCTTCAGGCCAAGAAAGCCATCCGCAAAGCGTTCGAACTGCAACGCGACGGCAAGTGCTACACCCTTATCGAAGTGTTGTCGACCTGTCCGACCAACTGGGGAAACACCCCGGGCGAAGCCACCGAGTGGCTTGACGAAAACATGATGAAGTACTTCCCGCTGGGATGCTACAAGGACTTTGTTGAGGAAGAAACCTGAGAATGAGCCAGTTCGAAGTCACATTTGCAGGTTTTGGCGGTCAAGGGATCATGACGGCCGGACAGCTACTCGCCTACGCCGGGATTGAGGAAGAGAAGCAGGTGGCTTGGATACCATCGTATGGACCGGAGATGCGCGGTGGCACGGCTTACTGCACGGTGGTGATTTCGGACATTCGTATAGGTTCACCGATTATTAGCAATCCGCAATGCGCTTGCGTTTTTAATCGGCCATCGTTCGACAAGTTTACACCGCGTATCAAGCCGGGCGGTCTGGTGATCGTGAACAGCACACTGATTAATGTCACTACCGACCGCACAGACATCGACCAGATACTTGTGCCGGCCAACGAAATCGCGGCCACAGCAGGCAACCCCAAAGCAGCCAACATGGTGGTGTTGGGAGCTTTCATCGGCGCAACCAACGTCGTTTCATACGACACGATCAAGCAGGTCATCAAAGGGAAGATGGCGCACAAACAATCCGTGCTGGAGGTCAATTACCGCGTACTTGATGAAGGTCGGGCGCTGGCAGTGGATCAACTGGGCAAGAAAGTAAAGACATGAACCACGATTTAAGCAAGCTGTCCGAGATTTATGATCGCTACCCGCGCACGCCGCAATCGTTGATCGCTGTCTTGCAGGATATCCAAAAGGAATTTCACTTTCTGCCGTGCGAAGCGCTCAAGCAAACAGCCGAAGAGTTGAGTGTCCCACTGTCAAAAGTGTTTTCGGTATCCACGTTTTATAATGCCTTCAGTCTCGTCCCCAAGGGTGAGCGAATCGTGCGGATATGTGTCGGCACTACTTGTCACATTCGGGGCGCCAAGCAGATTCAGGAGCAGTTGGAAGATCATCTGAAAATCAAAGCGGGAGAGACGACGGAGGATCTCAAATTCACATTGGAAGTCGTCGCTTGCGTAGGCGCTTGCGCCATGGCGCCGGTAGTGGCGGTCAATGAAAGATATCACGGCAGCGTTTCGGTAGCCAGTTGCAAGAAGCTGCTTAAACCGAGTAAGAAGACCTGACATGCGTATTGAGAACCCGCAACAGCTTGAAAAACTGCGCGAAAGCTGCCAGACCCAATTGGGCAAACAGACTCGCAAATTGCTGGTCTGCTGTGGACCCGGCTGTTTGGCCAACGGGTCTCAAGCGGTGAGTGATGCTTTCAAGGCGGCCATTGAGAAAAACAAAATCAAGGATTTCACCGTCGAGGCCCTCAAGGAAACCGGCTGTCATGGCTTTTGTGAGCAGGGACCTTTGGTGGTCGTGGAACCGGCAGGGACCTTTTATACCAAGGTCAGACCGAAAGATGCTGAGAAGATTCTGGAAAAGACCATCGGACAAGGTGAGTTAATCGAAGAACTCCTCTTCCAGGACCACTCAAGCCGGCAACGTATTCCGTGCTACCGCGACATACCTTTCTATTCCAAACAACAGCGGATCGCTCTGCGCAATATCGGACAGATCAACCAGTGCGACATTGCCGAGTACATCGCCGCCGGCGGATACACCGCTTTGGTGAAGGCGTTGGCTGAGATGACACCTCAGCAGGTTATCGACGAGATGTCCACTTCCGGTCTGCGCGGTCGAGGCGGGGCCGGGTTTCCGGCAGGTCGCAAGTGGTCGACCTGCGCCAACGCGGACGACCTGCCGCACTACGTCATTTGCAACGGCGACGAAGGTGACCCCGGCGCCTTCATGGATCGTGCTATCATGGAAGGTGACCCCCACTCGGTGATCGAAGGCATGACCATTGCAGCCTACGCGGTCAACGCTCATGAAGGATACGTCTATGTACGCGAAGAGTACCCGCTGGCCGTGGTCAACTTGCAGCGTGCAATCGAACAGGCGCAAGAACATGGATTGCTCGGCGAGGCCATCGCCGGAACAGATTTTTCGTTTGAGCTGAATATAAGCCGAGGCGGCGGCGCTTTTGTCTGCGGCGAATCTTCGGCTTTGATGAAGTCGGTGGCAGGAGAAGTCGGTGAACCCCGGGCCAAGTATGTGCGGTCGGTACTGAAAGGGCTTTTCGACAAACCGACCGTGCTGAACAATGTCGAAAGCTACGCCTGCGTCCCGGCAATTCTCTACAAAGGGGGCAAGTGGTTCAGCGCAATAGGTACCAAAAAGAGTACCGGCACCAAGGCATTTTCGCTGGTCGGAAAAGTGCGCAACACCGGTTTGATCGAAGTGCCGATGGGCACCACCCTTCGTGAGATCATCTATGACATCGGCGGCGGTATTCAAAATGA contains these protein-coding regions:
- a CDS encoding thiamine pyrophosphate-dependent enzyme; amino-acid sequence: MTTDNKTVFDRPVALRDVVTHYCPGCTHGIIHRMVSEILDELGLRERTCGVAPVGCSVLCYNYYDTDFMEAPHGRAPALATGFKRMRPDMIVFTYQGDGDLASIGMGEIVHAANRGEKFTTIFVNNAIYGMTGGQMAPTTLSGQITTTCPVGRDTAQTGQPIRVAELLSALATPGYIERVAVHQPKYILQAKKAIRKAFELQRDGKCYTLIEVLSTCPTNWGNTPGEATEWLDENMMKYFPLGCYKDFVEEET
- a CDS encoding 2-oxoacid:acceptor oxidoreductase family protein → MSQFEVTFAGFGGQGIMTAGQLLAYAGIEEEKQVAWIPSYGPEMRGGTAYCTVVISDIRIGSPIISNPQCACVFNRPSFDKFTPRIKPGGLVIVNSTLINVTTDRTDIDQILVPANEIAATAGNPKAANMVVLGAFIGATNVVSYDTIKQVIKGKMAHKQSVLEVNYRVLDEGRALAVDQLGKKVKT
- a CDS encoding NAD(P)H-dependent oxidoreductase subunit E, giving the protein MNHDLSKLSEIYDRYPRTPQSLIAVLQDIQKEFHFLPCEALKQTAEELSVPLSKVFSVSTFYNAFSLVPKGERIVRICVGTTCHIRGAKQIQEQLEDHLKIKAGETTEDLKFTLEVVACVGACAMAPVVAVNERYHGSVSVASCKKLLKPSKKT
- a CDS encoding NADH-quinone oxidoreductase subunit NuoF — translated: MRIENPQQLEKLRESCQTQLGKQTRKLLVCCGPGCLANGSQAVSDAFKAAIEKNKIKDFTVEALKETGCHGFCEQGPLVVVEPAGTFYTKVRPKDAEKILEKTIGQGELIEELLFQDHSSRQRIPCYRDIPFYSKQQRIALRNIGQINQCDIAEYIAAGGYTALVKALAEMTPQQVIDEMSTSGLRGRGGAGFPAGRKWSTCANADDLPHYVICNGDEGDPGAFMDRAIMEGDPHSVIEGMTIAAYAVNAHEGYVYVREEYPLAVVNLQRAIEQAQEHGLLGEAIAGTDFSFELNISRGGGAFVCGESSALMKSVAGEVGEPRAKYVRSVLKGLFDKPTVLNNVESYACVPAILYKGGKWFSAIGTKKSTGTKAFSLVGKVRNTGLIEVPMGTTLREIIYDIGGGIQNDRPFKAVQTGGPSGGCLPESKLDLPVDFDTLTEAGSMMGSGGMIVLDDQTCVVDLAKYFLSFLVDESCGKCVPCREGLHQLYGMAVAISEGRATEDDLDKMERLSDTIVISSLCGLGKSGPNPFLSTIQYFRDEYLAHIKDKKCPAGICRELIRYEVIADKCDGCMACIAACTPDAISGQKKEVHVIDQELCTKCGACKAVCKRDAILVL